ATTGAAATTAACAGATGCCTCGAATTTATTAAAGACAGGCGTCGATATTGTTGCACAACCACCCGGTAAAAAATTGCAGAACCTAGGGTTGTTATCAGGAGGGGAACGGGCTTTAACAGCCATTGCGTTGCTTTTTTCTATCTTAAAAGTGCGCCCAGTCCCTTTCTGTGTGTTAGATGAAGTGGAAGCAGCATTAGATGAAGCCAATGTGCACCGCTTTAGTGAGTATTTGAAACAGTATGGAAGAAAAACTCAATTTATCGTTATTACGCACCGAAAAGGAACGATGGAAGAAGCAGATGTTTTATACGGAGTGACCATGCAAGAATCAGGAGTATCAAAACTCGTTTCTGTTCGATTGGAAGAAACGAAGGAGATTTTACAATCCAATGAAAAGGAAGTGATGGTATGAGTTTTTTTAAGAAATTAAAAGAAAAGTTCACACAGTCAACGGATCAAGTGACAGAAAAATTTAGAAGTGGCTTAACTAAAACTCGTGATGTATTTGCTAATAAGGTAAATAATTTAGTTGCTCGTTATAGAAAAATTGATGAGGATTTCTTTGAAGAATTAGAAGAAATTTTAATTGGAGCGGATGTTGGATTTCAAACGGTCATGGATTTAATCGATGAATTAAAAATGGAAGTAAAACGAAAAAATATTCAAGATCCAAAAGAAATGCAGGATGTGATCGTCGAGAAATTAGTCGAAATCTATGAAAATGGGGATGAGCAAACAAATGATCTTGCAATCCAACCAGATGGATTGACTGTGATTTTGTTTGTTGGTGTGAATGGAGTAGGTAAAACAACTACGATTGGTAAGCTTGCTCATCAATTCAAAAGTGAAGGGAAAAATGTTCTGTTAGCTGCAGGGGATACATTCCGTGCTGGGGCAATCGATCAATTAGAAGTATGGGGGGACAGAGTTGGGGTTGAAGTCATTAAACAAGGAGAAGGTTCAGATCCGGCTGCTGTGATGTATGATGCAATTCGAGCTGCAAAAGCAAGAAACGCAGATGTTCTCCTATGTGATACTGCGGGTCGACTGCAAAATAAAGTAAATCTAATGAAAGAATTAGAAAAAGTAAAACGTGTGATTGAACGAGAAATACCAGGAGCTCCCCATGAAGTATTACTTGTTCTAGATGCGACTACTGGGCAAAATGCTATGACCCAGGCAAAGCAATTTAAAGAAGTTACCAATGTAACAGGAATTGTCTTAACAAAGCTTGATGGAACAGCTAAGGGTGGAATTGTCCTTGCCATTCGAAACGAATTGCAAATTCCAGTGAAATTCATTGGATTAGGGGAACAAATGGACGATTTACAGCCTTTTGATCCAGAAAAATACGTTTATGGTTTATTTGCTGGAATTATGGATGACAATGAAGAAGTGGAATAAGAGGGATTCTATTTAGTATGTAAAGAAACTTTCTTGACATTCCTTTCATAAATGAGTAAACTATGTTCTGTAAAGGTTTTTAACTTAACAAAGGAGGGAACCGCGATGCTCGAGAAAACAACGAGAATGAATTTCTTGTATGATTTTTATCAATCGTTGTTAACAGCTAAGCAACGTAGTTATATGTCCCTCTATTATTTAGATGATTTCTCACTTGGTGAAATTGCGGAAGAATATGAAGTGTCTAGACAAGCGGTTTATGACAATATTAAACGCACAGAAGCTATGTTAGAAGAGTATGAAGAGAAACTATTACTATTTGAAAAATTTCAAGAGCGTAGCGAATTATTAAATGAGCTAGAATCGAAAGCAAAAGATGGTCTTCTTACGGAAGAAGGGCTCATGCAAATGATTGAAAAGCTTAAGAAATTAGATTAGGAGGCGGCAAAAATGGCGTTTGAAGGATTGGCCGACCGACTGCAGAATACAATGCAAAAAATCCGTGGAAAAGGGAAAGTCTCTGAAGCGGATGTAAAAGAAATGATGAGGGAAGTTCGTCTAGCACTTTTGGAAGCAGACGTAAACTTTAAAGTGGTAAAAAGTTTCGTCAAAAAAGTTGGCGAACGAGCTGTTGGTCAGGAAGTAATGAAAAGTTTAACACCTGGGCAGCAAGTCATCAAAGTTGTAAAAGAAGAGCTCACCCAATTAATGGGTGGTGAACAGAGCCAGATCGCCGTCGCAAAACGCCCGCCTACTGTCATTATGATGGTTGGTCTTCAAGGTGCCGGGAAAACAACGACAACTGGGAAACTGGCCAATCTTTTACGAAAAAAATATAATCGTAATCCATTGCTTGTAGCAGCGGATATTTACCGGCCAGCTGCAATTAAACAATTACAGACTCTTGGTAAGCAATTAAATATGCCCGTATTTTCACTTGGAGATCAAGTGAGTCCAGTGGAAATTGCAAAACAAGCAATTGAAAAAGCGAAGGAAGATCATTGTGATTATGTGCTGATTGATACAGCTGGGCGATTGCATATCGATGAAAATCTAATGGATGAGTTGAAAGAGATTAAGGAACTTGCAAATCCTGAGGAAATCTTCCTAGTCGTGGACGCGATGACAGGACAAGATGCTGTCAATGTAGCCGAAAGCTTTAATGAACAACTTGGAATTACAGGGGTTGTCTTGACGAAACTTGATGGGGATACACGTGGAGGAGCGGCTCTATCGATTCGTTCCGTAACCGAAAAGCCTATTAAGTTTGTCGGGATGGGAGAAAAGATGGATGCGCTAGAGCCATTTCACCCAGAACGAATGGCATCCCGGATATTAGGGATGGGGGATGTTTTAACCCTTATCGAAAAAGCTCAAACAGCCGTAGATGAAGAAAAGGCAAAGGAATTAGAACAAAAGATGCGAACGATGTCTTTCACGTTCGATGACTTTTTGGAGCAACTTGCACAAGTACGGTCCATGGGCCCATTAGATGAATTGCTTAAAATGCTTCCTGGAGCCAATAAGATAAAAGGCTTAAATAATGTTCAATTTGATGAAAAACAAATTGGGCATATTGAAGCGATCATTAAATCGATGACGAAGGAAGAGAAAGCCCATCCAGAAATTATTAATTCTGGACGCAGAAAGAGAATTGCAAGAGGAAGCGGTAGGACAATTCAAGAAGTAAACCGCCTATTAAAACAATTTGAAGAAATGAAAAAAATGATGAAACAAATGTCCAATATGCAAGCAAAGGGCAAAAAGAAAGGCTTTAAACTACCTTTTATGTAGGCAATGTCAATGATTATTGTTGATTGCAGTGAAAGGTACGGAGACTCCTGCGGGAAAAGCGGAACAGCTAAAGCCTCCACAGACAAATATTGTCCTAGGAGGCTCGGCGGATCGCCCGCGGAAATCGAAGCGCCTGAAAACGGGAATCAACACCCAAGTTTAACAGATCCATGTAAAAAAGAATAAGATTTTGCCTCTTTTTTACTTAAAAAACTAAGTGTTAAGAAAAAACACTTTACAAACAATTTACTTATTTGATATTATACTATCTTGTGTGAAACTATTCGGAGGTGCGTATTAATTATGGCAGTAAAAATTCGTTTAAAACGTATGGGAGCAAAGAAAGCTCCATTTTATCGTATCGTAGTAGCAGATTCTCGTTCACCACGTGATGGACGCCAAATCGAGACGATTGGAACATTTAATCCAATTGCTCAACCAGAAATTTTGGAAATTAACGAGGAGTTAGCTCTTCAATGGTTACAAAATGGAGCAAAACCATCTGACACTGTTCGTAACCTATTTTCAAAACAAGGCATTATGGAGAAATTCCACAATGCTAAACAAAGCAAATAAGTAGCACGTCATGAAAGACTTAATCTTGGCAATTGTGAAACCTTTAGTTGATGATCCTGAAAATGTTCGGGTGAATATTCGCCATGAGGATGAACGAACGGTTTACCAAGTATCTGTTCATAAAGAGGATGTGGGCAAGATTATTGGTAAACATGGTCGAGTGGTAAAGTCGATTCGGACGATTGTCAATGCTGTAGCAAGTTCTCAGCAAAAAGGAAAAATACAATTAGAAATTGTAGATTAAGGGAGGGGAAATCCTCCCTTTTTCTATATACATTTTTCTACTTCCATTGCTTATTCGGATGAAAATGATTTTTTGCACATGGAAAGGAAGGCTTGTTGGCTATTAGAATAAGGGATGATACCTTAAAATCGTATGCGCATGATATTTTGTCATGAACATGGAGGAGACCATAATAATTCTGTAGCCGATCATTCATACACAAGCAGAGATCTACCCGAAAAATGGGGAGGCGAAGAAGAGATGCAAATTATTCAAACTGTTACAGTGAAACAAGTGTTGACGGAGAAGAGTAAACAACAACAAGTAGAAAAATTTCAAATGAAAATCAATCAGTTATATAAAGAATGTGAACAGCTTCATTTTGAACAAAAAAAGATGGAAAAAGCTAAAAAAAACGATGCATTTGAAGTGAAACGATTTTTCAAAAAGGAGATTGATCTTCGTAAAGAGAAAATGGAAGCACTACAAATCACGATGGACCAATTAGAAATTTTACCGATAGGCAGTGAAATAAAAGAACGGGAATTACAAACGATAGTAGAGATCCATGAAGGCGATTCTTGGGATCAGATTGTAGCTGGAAAAACAATAGTTGTGAAGGATGGAATAATCATCGAAATACGATAGAGGTGAAATGATGGCAAAATGGTTTAATGTTGGAAAGATTGTGAATACTCATGGAATTAATGGGGAAGTACGGGTCATTTCCAGAACGGATTTTCCTGAAGAAAGATATAAGATTGGAAATTGCTTATATTTATTTATGGAAGGAAAAGAGGAACCGGTCCCTTTGACGGTTTCCTCTCATCGTACACATAAAACATTCGATTTATTAACCTTTAAAGATTACCCCACTATTAATCATGTAGAAAAATTTAAAAATGGTTTACTCAAAATTGAGGAGAGTCAACTTGGTGATTTGGAAGAAGGAGAATACTATTTTCACGAAATCATTGGCTGTGATGTATGGACAGTTGAGGAAGAGAAAATTGGAACGATCAAAGAGATATTAACACCTGGTGCAAACGATGTATGGGTCGTCAAACCGTTGAAGGGAAAGGAATTATATATCCCTTATATTGAGGATGTTGTCAAAAAAGTGGATATTCGTGAAAAGAAAGTAATCATTGAACCGATGGAAGGTTTATTATCATGATGCGAATCGATGTGTTATCACTTTTTCCGGAAATGTTTGAAGGTGTTTTTCAATCATCGATTTTGAAAAAGGCAAGTGAGAAACAGGCAGCAAGCTACAATGTGATTAATTTTCGCGAGTTTGCAGAAGGAAAGCACAAAACAGTCGATGATTACCCATATGGTGGTGGCGCAGGGATGGTGTTAAAGCCACAGCCAATTTTTGATGCTGTGAAGGCCATTCAACAGGAACGAAAAGAAGGACAACCGCCACGCATTATTCTGATGTGTCCACAAGGTGAACGTTATACACAGCAAAAAGCAGAAGAACTGGCAAAAGAAGAACATCTTATATTGATATGTGGACATTATGAAGGGTATGATGAACGGATTCGCCAGGAACTTGTAACGGATGAAATTTCAATCGGCGATTATGTGCTAACAGGTGGAGAACTTGGGGCAATGGTCGTAGTGGATAGTGTTGTAAGACTCCTGCCAGGTGTATTGGGAAATGAAGCTTCCCCAGTACTAGATTCTTTTTCATCCGGGCTGTTAGAACATCCTCATTACACACGTCCCGCTGAATTTTGCGGGTTGAAAGTGCCAGAGGTGTTAACATCAGGGAATCATCAACTAATTGAAGAATGGCGGGAGAAAGAGTCATTAAGAAGAACATTAGAAAGACGTCCAGACTTGCTTGAAAACTTCCCGCTATCATCAAAGCAAAAACAGTGGCTAGAACAGTTAAAAGGGGAAAGAAAATCTTGATTTAATGATTTTTTTATGATAAGATTTATTTTGTGACTTAGGCTTATTAATAAGTCGGTAAAACGATGTTCCGCTGCAAAGAAAGGTCTGCATGAGCGTCTGTTGGAAGGAGTTGAATACGATGCACAAATTAATCGCTGATATTACAAAAGAACAACTTCGCAGTGACATTCCTGCATTCCGTCCTGGTGATACTCTTCGTGTACACGTTAAGGTTGTTGAGGGCACTCGTGAGCGTATCCAGATTTTTGAAGGAGTTGTCATTAAACGTCGTGGCGGTGGTGTAAGTGAAACGTTTACAGTTCGTAAGATTTCTTACGGTGTAGGAGTTGAACGTACATTCCCAGTACACACACCGAAGATTGCGAAGATCGATGTAGTGCGTCGCGGTAAAGTTCGTCGTGCGAAACTTTACTACCTACGTAATTTACGTGGTAAAGCCGCTCGTATTAAGGAAATTCGATAATCATAATATGACCGCAAAAAAGGAGCTTGATTTCAAGCTCCTTTTTTCAAATGTATGATGTATCCCATTGTTTTATTATGGTAAAAATAAGTAAAAAACTTTGACAATGATCGATTTTAATATAGCATATACATATACATGTTTTCTTCAGTTTATTTTTAATAGGCTGTGTTAAAGTTCCATGTTGATTGGTGCGGAAGGTGCAAAGACTCCTGCGGGTGGATAGGGCAGGGGATACCGGAGTGGAAATCAACGGCCAAATGTAACAGAGCCTGTTTATAAAAGAAGTGGTGGTGGAGAGATGACAAAAAAGAAAAACGAGCTTTGGGAATGGACGAAGGCATTGTTGATTGCGGTTGGATTAGCAGCAATTATTCGATTCTTTATTTTTACTCCAATCGTTGTGGATGGATTATCCATGATGCCGACTTTGCATAATGGTGATCGAATGATTGTCAATAAAATGGGGGATCCAGACCGGTTTGATATCGTCGTGTTTCATGCCCCCGAAAAAAAGGATTACATAAAACGTGTCATCGGCTTACCTGGCGATAAAGTGGAATATAAAGATGATAAACTTTATATTAATGGGAAATATTATGATGAGCCCTACTTAGAAGAATATAAAAGTCAAGAAGAGGACGGGCCGTTAACGCAGGATTTTACACTTGAAGAAATAATCGGCCAAAAAACCGTCCCTGAGGGAGAACTGTTTGTATTAGGGGACAATCGACGCTTTAGTAAAGATAGTCGTCATATAGGGACAATTGAAATCAAAAAAGTTGTTGGTGAAACAAAGGTTGTCTATTGGCCTTTTGATAGCATGCGGATCGTGAATTAATATCCCAAGCAATTTTTAGTTAGACTTCTGCCCAAGATTTAAGTACATCTTGGGCGGTTTTGCGCTTATAAGAAATAGGGGTGGACAAATGACAATACAATGGTTTCCAGGTCATATGGCAAAGGCGAGAAGGGAAGTAACTGAAAAGTTAAAACTCATCGATATTGTTTTTGAATTAGTCGATGCCAGGCTCCCGTTATCTTCGCGAAACCCCATGATTGATGAGATCATCGGGCAAAAGCCACGAATTATTTTATTAAACAAAGCCGATATGGCCGATCACGAGAGAACAGAACAATGGTTAGCATTTTTCAGGGAACGGGGAATGACGGCACTTGCT
The Oikeobacillus pervagus DNA segment above includes these coding regions:
- the ftsY gene encoding signal recognition particle-docking protein FtsY, with protein sequence MSFFKKLKEKFTQSTDQVTEKFRSGLTKTRDVFANKVNNLVARYRKIDEDFFEELEEILIGADVGFQTVMDLIDELKMEVKRKNIQDPKEMQDVIVEKLVEIYENGDEQTNDLAIQPDGLTVILFVGVNGVGKTTTIGKLAHQFKSEGKNVLLAAGDTFRAGAIDQLEVWGDRVGVEVIKQGEGSDPAAVMYDAIRAAKARNADVLLCDTAGRLQNKVNLMKELEKVKRVIEREIPGAPHEVLLVLDATTGQNAMTQAKQFKEVTNVTGIVLTKLDGTAKGGIVLAIRNELQIPVKFIGLGEQMDDLQPFDPEKYVYGLFAGIMDDNEEVE
- the rimM gene encoding ribosome maturation factor RimM (Essential for efficient processing of 16S rRNA) yields the protein MAKWFNVGKIVNTHGINGEVRVISRTDFPEERYKIGNCLYLFMEGKEEPVPLTVSSHRTHKTFDLLTFKDYPTINHVEKFKNGLLKIEESQLGDLEEGEYYFHEIIGCDVWTVEEEKIGTIKEILTPGANDVWVVKPLKGKELYIPYIEDVVKKVDIREKKVIIEPMEGLLS
- a CDS encoding putative DNA-binding protein codes for the protein MLEKTTRMNFLYDFYQSLLTAKQRSYMSLYYLDDFSLGEIAEEYEVSRQAVYDNIKRTEAMLEEYEEKLLLFEKFQERSELLNELESKAKDGLLTEEGLMQMIEKLKKLD
- the trmD gene encoding tRNA (guanosine(37)-N1)-methyltransferase TrmD; translation: MMRIDVLSLFPEMFEGVFQSSILKKASEKQAASYNVINFREFAEGKHKTVDDYPYGGGAGMVLKPQPIFDAVKAIQQERKEGQPPRIILMCPQGERYTQQKAEELAKEEHLILICGHYEGYDERIRQELVTDEISIGDYVLTGGELGAMVVVDSVVRLLPGVLGNEASPVLDSFSSGLLEHPHYTRPAEFCGLKVPEVLTSGNHQLIEEWREKESLRRTLERRPDLLENFPLSSKQKQWLEQLKGERKS
- the lepB gene encoding signal peptidase I translates to MTKKKNELWEWTKALLIAVGLAAIIRFFIFTPIVVDGLSMMPTLHNGDRMIVNKMGDPDRFDIVVFHAPEKKDYIKRVIGLPGDKVEYKDDKLYINGKYYDEPYLEEYKSQEEDGPLTQDFTLEEIIGQKTVPEGELFVLGDNRRFSKDSRHIGTIEIKKVVGETKVVYWPFDSMRIVN
- the rplS gene encoding 50S ribosomal protein L19 codes for the protein MHKLIADITKEQLRSDIPAFRPGDTLRVHVKVVEGTRERIQIFEGVVIKRRGGGVSETFTVRKISYGVGVERTFPVHTPKIAKIDVVRRGKVRRAKLYYLRNLRGKAARIKEIR
- the ffh gene encoding signal recognition particle protein — protein: MAFEGLADRLQNTMQKIRGKGKVSEADVKEMMREVRLALLEADVNFKVVKSFVKKVGERAVGQEVMKSLTPGQQVIKVVKEELTQLMGGEQSQIAVAKRPPTVIMMVGLQGAGKTTTTGKLANLLRKKYNRNPLLVAADIYRPAAIKQLQTLGKQLNMPVFSLGDQVSPVEIAKQAIEKAKEDHCDYVLIDTAGRLHIDENLMDELKEIKELANPEEIFLVVDAMTGQDAVNVAESFNEQLGITGVVLTKLDGDTRGGAALSIRSVTEKPIKFVGMGEKMDALEPFHPERMASRILGMGDVLTLIEKAQTAVDEEKAKELEQKMRTMSFTFDDFLEQLAQVRSMGPLDELLKMLPGANKIKGLNNVQFDEKQIGHIEAIIKSMTKEEKAHPEIINSGRRKRIARGSGRTIQEVNRLLKQFEEMKKMMKQMSNMQAKGKKKGFKLPFM
- a CDS encoding YlqD family protein gives rise to the protein MQIIQTVTVKQVLTEKSKQQQVEKFQMKINQLYKECEQLHFEQKKMEKAKKNDAFEVKRFFKKEIDLRKEKMEALQITMDQLEILPIGSEIKERELQTIVEIHEGDSWDQIVAGKTIVVKDGIIIEIR
- a CDS encoding KH domain-containing protein, which gives rise to MKDLILAIVKPLVDDPENVRVNIRHEDERTVYQVSVHKEDVGKIIGKHGRVVKSIRTIVNAVASSQQKGKIQLEIVD
- the rpsP gene encoding 30S ribosomal protein S16, giving the protein MAVKIRLKRMGAKKAPFYRIVVADSRSPRDGRQIETIGTFNPIAQPEILEINEELALQWLQNGAKPSDTVRNLFSKQGIMEKFHNAKQSK